One window from the genome of Rhodopirellula halodulae encodes:
- a CDS encoding DUF1501 domain-containing protein, whose product MKLHRTCDGVLRRDFLRTGTLGLGAVALQGISLPTVLRAEAAGKVLPGKATRAIFIELNGGPSHIDTFDPKPNAPKEIRGSFRPISTNVSGVQISEHLPKLAKVADKFAILRGVSHTLAAHQLGREYINCGTRPIPSLEYPSYGAVMTRERPGDVDIPNHVAIPKASHGAGFLGIQHAALETKATPAPNKPFSVRGISLPGNVSVDEVTRRQSLLRKLDRRFAAIEKNDALLQGLDRFGEQAYAMITSSRARQAFDISQEPESMRNQFGEDSFSQSCLLALRLVESDVRFVSLQLGGWDTHQDNFTKLKDQQLPKLDAGLSGLLVGLEQRGLLESTAVFVSGEFGRTPKINDRSAEGGRDHYPRCMFMLMAGGSVRGGQVIGESDDTAAGPRHEGITPDDVAASFYWNLGIDPTMEFESDTGRPITLVRDGQPIRSLFS is encoded by the coding sequence ATGAAGCTTCACCGAACTTGCGATGGCGTTCTACGTCGAGACTTTCTTCGCACCGGCACGCTGGGACTGGGGGCAGTTGCATTACAGGGAATATCTCTGCCGACCGTCCTTCGTGCTGAGGCGGCCGGAAAAGTGTTGCCGGGAAAAGCCACCAGAGCCATCTTCATTGAACTCAATGGCGGTCCGTCGCATATTGACACCTTCGACCCCAAACCCAATGCGCCCAAAGAAATTCGCGGATCGTTCCGACCAATTTCGACCAACGTGAGCGGCGTTCAAATCAGCGAACACCTCCCGAAGCTTGCGAAGGTCGCTGACAAGTTCGCGATCCTTCGCGGTGTGAGCCACACTCTCGCGGCACACCAATTGGGGCGAGAATACATCAACTGTGGCACTCGCCCCATTCCATCACTCGAATACCCAAGCTACGGCGCGGTGATGACTCGCGAGCGACCGGGTGATGTTGACATTCCCAATCACGTCGCCATTCCCAAGGCCTCCCATGGCGCAGGCTTCCTAGGCATTCAACACGCTGCGTTGGAAACGAAAGCCACGCCCGCTCCCAACAAACCATTTTCAGTTCGCGGGATTTCGCTTCCAGGGAACGTTTCGGTCGATGAAGTCACACGTCGACAAAGTTTGCTACGAAAACTGGACCGGCGTTTCGCTGCGATCGAAAAGAACGACGCGTTGCTTCAAGGTCTCGATCGATTCGGCGAACAAGCCTACGCGATGATCACCTCTTCACGTGCTCGCCAGGCGTTCGATATTTCGCAAGAACCTGAAAGCATGCGAAATCAATTTGGCGAAGACAGCTTCAGTCAAAGCTGCTTGCTGGCGTTGCGTTTGGTGGAATCGGATGTCCGATTTGTGTCGCTGCAACTTGGTGGATGGGACACTCACCAAGACAACTTCACGAAGCTCAAGGACCAGCAACTTCCCAAACTGGACGCTGGCTTGAGTGGTTTGCTGGTGGGACTCGAACAACGTGGATTGCTTGAGTCCACGGCAGTGTTCGTGAGTGGTGAATTTGGGCGTACACCCAAGATCAACGATCGATCCGCAGAGGGCGGACGGGATCACTACCCACGATGCATGTTCATGTTGATGGCCGGTGGCTCCGTTCGCGGTGGCCAAGTGATCGGCGAAAGTGACGACACCGCTGCAGGCCCTCGCCATGAAGGCATCACCCCGGACGATGTCGCCGCGAGCTTTTATTGGAACCTGGGCATCGATCCCACGATGGAATTTGAAAGTGACACAGGTCGCCCAATCACTTTGGTTCGCGACGGTCAACCAATCCGGTCCCTTTTCAGCTGA
- a CDS encoding DUF1549 and DUF1553 domain-containing protein: MLVAGIVGWQATAQAAEPSADSAPPAASQPLPPLSDRLAHADTKEVPDFQRHITPLLGRLGCNGRACHGSFQGRGDFQLSLFGYDFRADHDALLDPDTGRVDPDDVSESLILAKPTDADIHEGGKRLDRGSWQYHTLRNWIAAGANFDPKNVQTIERLEIHPAEIQFRDLDETVQLQAIAHWADGTQEIVTDLCRFTTNDEAIATITDDGRVGSGETGDTHVVVAYDRAVVPVSVIRKVEVNDPIPSPAKSDHFVDELVEQKLAKLGITPSGLCSDSDFIRRASLDITGTLPAAADVRSFLADKRPDKREKLINQLLDSPGYSAWWATRFADWTGNSDVQLNNALPIRGSASRLWYEWLRVRLDDNVPYDEIVEGIVMADNRENDESYLDYCEAMTAACKPGNESMFADRSGMPLYWARRNFQKPEERAIGFAYSFLGVRIECAQCHKHPFDQWSKDDFDQFAKLFQSIEARPNTVARDSREDRDELIAKITGEKKLRNGDLRRKIYQAARDGETVPFPELVFNNNALQNQRRRAKAQAKNNKRPIQFKVPTGLVLGQSSAIPLDHDPRSELMAWLRDDANPYFARAIVNRVWANYFGVGIINPTDDMNLANAPSNEALLSELSARFIENDFDLKWLSRTITTSHAYQRSMEVNESNQHDKRNFARHVPRRLPAEVIHDAVRLATQSSNVADRMRDEMQDMAIANGVTQNRNNRSFALQVFGQSERESNCDCDRSDSPSLLQSIYLRNDFEMYRNLETKDGWVAQSMRSLGLDPNAAGGDTQIEKRAEQFRNQTVAKIKRFSKQSPKQRRNNRERLQTEYERVVQKLNQYGFEAPKLKDLLEAPDNWQLQRLEQDQPSESSLTMEQIVDDAYLRTLSRYPDQDEQATSLQFIAESATPKVGLESLMWALVNTKEFIITH, encoded by the coding sequence ATGCTCGTAGCGGGCATCGTCGGTTGGCAAGCCACCGCACAAGCCGCGGAACCATCGGCGGATTCTGCTCCACCCGCAGCCTCTCAGCCATTGCCACCGCTTTCGGATCGACTGGCACACGCGGACACGAAAGAAGTTCCCGATTTCCAACGACATATCACCCCGTTGCTTGGTCGTTTGGGTTGCAACGGTCGTGCTTGCCACGGATCGTTTCAAGGCCGCGGCGACTTTCAGCTTTCTCTGTTTGGATATGACTTTCGCGCCGACCATGACGCACTCCTGGATCCTGATACGGGACGAGTGGATCCCGATGATGTCTCGGAAAGCTTGATCCTTGCCAAACCAACCGACGCGGATATCCACGAAGGCGGCAAGCGGCTCGATCGCGGAAGCTGGCAATATCACACGCTGCGAAATTGGATCGCAGCCGGCGCCAACTTCGACCCGAAAAACGTCCAAACGATTGAACGGCTGGAAATTCACCCCGCTGAAATTCAGTTCCGTGATCTCGACGAAACCGTTCAACTCCAAGCTATCGCCCATTGGGCCGATGGCACCCAAGAAATTGTGACGGATCTGTGTCGCTTCACCACCAACGACGAAGCCATCGCAACGATCACCGATGACGGAAGAGTGGGCTCTGGTGAAACCGGCGACACCCATGTGGTCGTCGCTTACGACCGAGCCGTTGTGCCGGTATCCGTGATTCGCAAGGTCGAGGTGAACGATCCCATTCCCAGTCCCGCAAAGTCGGATCACTTCGTTGACGAACTCGTTGAACAAAAGCTGGCGAAACTTGGCATCACACCGTCGGGTCTTTGCTCCGATTCCGACTTCATTCGCCGCGCCAGTTTGGACATCACAGGCACGCTTCCCGCCGCCGCGGACGTCCGTTCCTTTTTGGCGGACAAACGACCGGACAAACGTGAGAAGTTGATCAACCAACTGTTAGACTCTCCTGGCTATTCGGCTTGGTGGGCGACTCGCTTTGCGGATTGGACTGGCAATAGCGACGTGCAGCTCAACAATGCACTTCCCATCCGAGGATCGGCATCTCGATTGTGGTACGAATGGCTGCGAGTCCGCCTCGATGACAATGTTCCCTACGACGAAATTGTCGAAGGCATTGTGATGGCAGACAATCGCGAGAATGACGAGAGCTATCTCGACTACTGCGAAGCAATGACGGCTGCGTGCAAACCGGGCAACGAATCCATGTTTGCCGATCGTAGCGGAATGCCGCTGTATTGGGCGAGACGCAACTTCCAAAAACCAGAAGAACGAGCGATCGGTTTCGCCTATTCATTCCTTGGCGTTCGGATCGAATGTGCCCAGTGTCACAAACACCCCTTTGACCAATGGTCCAAGGACGACTTCGATCAATTCGCGAAACTGTTTCAAAGCATCGAAGCTCGTCCCAACACGGTCGCACGCGACTCTCGAGAAGACCGTGATGAACTGATCGCCAAGATCACTGGCGAAAAGAAGCTTCGCAATGGCGATCTTCGACGCAAGATCTATCAGGCGGCTCGCGACGGTGAAACCGTTCCTTTCCCGGAGTTGGTGTTCAATAACAATGCTCTGCAAAACCAGCGTCGCCGAGCCAAAGCACAAGCCAAGAACAACAAACGCCCGATTCAATTCAAGGTACCAACAGGTCTCGTGCTGGGACAATCTAGCGCTATACCGCTCGACCATGATCCGCGATCCGAGCTGATGGCATGGCTTCGCGATGATGCCAATCCCTACTTTGCTCGAGCCATCGTGAACCGTGTGTGGGCCAATTACTTCGGTGTCGGAATCATCAATCCCACCGACGATATGAATTTGGCGAACGCCCCCAGCAACGAAGCTTTGCTTTCCGAATTGTCGGCTCGCTTCATTGAGAATGACTTTGACCTGAAGTGGCTGTCTCGCACAATCACCACCAGCCACGCCTACCAGCGCAGCATGGAGGTCAACGAGAGCAACCAACACGACAAACGCAACTTTGCTCGCCATGTACCACGCCGACTTCCTGCAGAAGTCATCCATGATGCGGTTCGTTTGGCGACCCAATCAAGCAATGTCGCTGATCGCATGCGTGACGAAATGCAAGACATGGCGATTGCCAATGGTGTCACGCAAAACCGAAACAACCGAAGCTTTGCTTTGCAGGTGTTTGGACAATCCGAACGCGAAAGTAATTGCGATTGCGATCGCAGCGATTCCCCCAGTTTGTTGCAGTCGATCTACCTGCGAAACGATTTTGAGATGTACCGCAATCTGGAGACGAAGGACGGCTGGGTAGCTCAATCAATGCGTTCACTCGGCTTGGATCCAAACGCCGCGGGTGGGGATACACAAATTGAAAAACGAGCGGAACAGTTTCGCAACCAAACCGTCGCGAAGATCAAACGATTCTCAAAGCAAAGCCCGAAACAAAGACGAAATAATCGAGAGCGTCTGCAGACCGAATACGAACGTGTCGTTCAAAAGCTGAACCAGTACGGCTTTGAGGCTCCCAAGCTGAAAGATCTGCTCGAGGCCCCTGACAATTGGCAGCTGCAACGATTGGAACAAGACCAACCGAGCGAATCGAGTTTGACGATGGAACAAATCGTTGACGACGCCTACCTACGCACACTTTCTCGGTATCCCGACCAAGATGAGCAAGCCACTTCACTGCAATTCATCGCCGAGTCAGCGACTCCGAAAGTTGGGCTTGAGTCTTTGATGTGGGCGTTGGTCAACACAAAAGAATTCATCATTACCCACTGA
- a CDS encoding glucuronate isomerase, with the protein MSESSNVNNGPKSEIYEALTSIRLIDPHSHINPHSPASSTLADLLGYHYYTELAHSSGMPKSRIEDPSIGPKELVERLVGGLQPLENTAQYSWLIEICRTFFGFEEDRLHLNNWEALYDRSEQIMASAQWSETVLDQSNVQAVFLTNDFDDALDGFDTDTYIPCLRTDDLVFHLAKPEVRGRLATCTGIELDGSLESLRSSLKQRFEHFVSRGARACAISIPPSFAPTPVPDGRASTALNAVLQKGLAADASHRDALSRRVFWTLAELCDEFGLPFDLMIGVNRQVYPEGVFQGQDLYDSRVSLIQYRELFNSFPNVKFPISVLASVTNQELVSYAWIFPNVIANGHWWYSNTPSFISRDAAARLEAIPQTKQIGYYSDAYKLEFIWPKFDMYRQVLSGVLSDQFVGQRGWSVERAVELGRRILRDNVEEIFPRPERAAAPLAGEAESDEAQSPSIPGALGVATAVAGVTEIVDSFDTPETSVPETLDTDSPAAEPSSDDDLSLDIDALPGDEEVQELGVEDVELIDDSAPEGTSAEDLANLVEEESLDVGNLLDDEEPAPEITQLRGESSFSPDDESLQLESDPTTGEFTLPVDGSDSDNDEEEFITINDASDLTADNVEELLENSDEPKAAEAEVEEFDLDFLDEDDEGKETT; encoded by the coding sequence ATGTCAGAATCGTCCAACGTCAACAACGGACCCAAATCGGAAATCTACGAAGCGTTGACGTCCATTCGGTTGATTGACCCTCACTCGCACATCAACCCGCACTCACCCGCCTCGTCGACCTTGGCGGATCTGTTGGGTTACCACTACTACACCGAACTGGCGCACTCCTCGGGTATGCCGAAGTCTCGGATTGAAGATCCTTCCATCGGCCCCAAAGAATTGGTCGAGCGTTTGGTCGGTGGGCTTCAACCGCTGGAGAACACAGCTCAGTACAGTTGGCTGATTGAGATCTGTCGCACGTTTTTCGGTTTCGAAGAAGACCGTTTGCATCTCAACAATTGGGAAGCCCTTTATGACCGTAGCGAACAAATCATGGCGTCCGCGCAGTGGTCCGAAACGGTGCTGGATCAAAGCAACGTCCAAGCGGTCTTTCTAACGAACGATTTCGACGATGCGTTGGATGGCTTCGACACCGACACCTACATCCCGTGCCTGCGGACGGACGACTTGGTCTTTCATTTGGCCAAACCGGAGGTCCGCGGTCGATTGGCCACTTGCACCGGGATTGAACTCGATGGCAGTTTGGAATCACTCCGTTCCAGCTTGAAGCAACGTTTTGAACACTTTGTCAGCCGAGGTGCTCGCGCCTGTGCGATTTCGATCCCACCGTCGTTCGCACCAACTCCCGTCCCTGACGGACGTGCGTCAACGGCCCTGAACGCGGTGCTGCAAAAAGGTTTGGCTGCAGACGCTTCGCATCGTGACGCGTTGTCGCGCAGAGTATTTTGGACGCTCGCCGAACTGTGTGACGAATTCGGATTGCCCTTTGACTTGATGATCGGCGTCAATCGCCAGGTCTATCCCGAGGGCGTCTTCCAAGGCCAAGACCTCTACGATTCGCGAGTGTCGCTGATCCAGTATCGCGAATTGTTCAATTCATTCCCGAACGTGAAGTTCCCGATCTCAGTGCTCGCCAGCGTGACCAATCAGGAACTGGTTAGCTACGCGTGGATCTTCCCCAACGTGATTGCCAATGGCCACTGGTGGTACAGCAACACGCCATCCTTCATTTCGCGAGACGCCGCCGCGCGTTTGGAAGCCATTCCTCAAACCAAACAAATTGGCTACTACAGCGACGCATACAAGCTCGAATTCATCTGGCCCAAATTTGACATGTATCGCCAAGTCTTGAGCGGCGTTTTGTCAGACCAGTTTGTTGGCCAACGCGGTTGGTCCGTTGAGCGTGCTGTCGAACTCGGTCGACGTATCCTTCGTGACAACGTGGAGGAAATCTTTCCTCGCCCGGAACGTGCCGCCGCACCACTTGCTGGTGAAGCTGAATCAGACGAAGCCCAATCGCCCAGCATTCCAGGTGCACTCGGTGTCGCCACCGCCGTCGCGGGTGTGACGGAGATTGTTGATTCATTCGACACGCCGGAGACGTCAGTGCCAGAAACTCTGGACACCGACTCGCCCGCCGCCGAGCCTTCGTCCGACGACGACCTTTCGCTGGACATTGACGCCTTGCCGGGCGACGAGGAAGTGCAAGAACTGGGCGTCGAGGATGTCGAACTGATCGATGACTCCGCACCAGAAGGGACCTCGGCCGAAGACCTTGCCAATTTGGTGGAAGAGGAATCCTTGGATGTGGGCAACTTGCTGGATGACGAAGAACCAGCTCCTGAAATCACGCAACTTCGTGGTGAATCCTCCTTCAGCCCCGACGACGAATCACTGCAATTGGAATCCGATCCAACGACCGGCGAATTCACGCTTCCCGTCGACGGTTCCGACTCAGACAACGACGAAGAAGAGTTCATCACCATCAATGACGCATCCGACCTGACCGCGGACAACGTCGAAGAGTTGCTCGAGAATTCCGACGAACCGAAAGCCGCAGAAGCCGAGGTCGAAGAGTTCGACCTTGATTTCTTAGACGAAGACGACGAGGGCAAAGAAACGACCTGA
- a CDS encoding site-2 protease family protein: MSASDTQQLITAVRALESDSQSSLKQSLRSIASILLFVAVASFWWDARLVSMLVGILLLHEAGHLLAMKRFGYRRLRMMFVPLLGAAVSGHALHLPAWKRAFVYFAGPVPGILLAVLLLSIDAVISESVKEAGTTRLPFLGASNWRFELGGLALLLNWMNLLPLLPLDGGKIIQTTFARPSVQRELALRLLTIAVVVSLAIAINEPLLLLLLAPLLATLPLAIRTSRLCRQFAGLSNFASQHTKADSREVSSDNLPSSDPNQGPRSKSVPPERIEDIHAALQQTPLGQLSTSQQANWVIQIYEASSSPVPSNRSRWLIWIVYLVCLGFSTGFGWWVWRKHSLVEPVLPPPEFPPIVSCMVGW, from the coding sequence GTGTCCGCATCGGACACGCAGCAATTGATCACGGCCGTCCGCGCTCTGGAATCGGATTCACAAAGTTCGCTGAAGCAATCGCTGCGATCGATTGCCTCCATCTTGCTCTTCGTCGCCGTGGCTTCGTTCTGGTGGGACGCGCGATTGGTCTCGATGCTCGTCGGGATCCTGTTGCTTCACGAGGCCGGCCATTTGCTGGCCATGAAACGGTTTGGCTACCGACGACTGCGGATGATGTTTGTTCCGCTACTTGGCGCCGCGGTCAGCGGACATGCTCTTCACTTGCCCGCGTGGAAGAGAGCCTTCGTTTACTTCGCCGGCCCCGTTCCGGGAATTTTGCTGGCGGTGTTGTTGCTGTCGATTGACGCCGTCATCTCTGAGTCCGTGAAAGAAGCCGGTACCACCCGACTCCCCTTCCTCGGCGCATCGAACTGGCGATTCGAACTAGGCGGACTGGCGTTGCTACTGAATTGGATGAACCTGCTTCCGCTGCTTCCTTTGGATGGCGGCAAGATCATTCAAACCACTTTCGCCCGTCCATCCGTTCAACGAGAACTGGCTCTCCGACTGCTAACGATTGCCGTCGTTGTGTCACTTGCGATTGCGATCAACGAACCTCTGCTGTTGCTGCTTCTCGCCCCACTGTTAGCGACACTGCCTTTGGCGATCCGAACATCTCGGCTCTGCCGACAATTCGCTGGCTTGTCCAACTTCGCATCGCAACACACGAAAGCAGATTCTCGCGAGGTCAGCAGCGACAACCTTCCATCGAGCGACCCAAACCAAGGACCACGTTCCAAGTCGGTTCCGCCCGAAAGAATCGAAGACATTCATGCGGCGTTGCAGCAGACTCCGCTCGGCCAGCTAAGCACGTCACAGCAAGCCAATTGGGTGATCCAAATTTACGAGGCATCCTCGTCGCCCGTCCCATCGAACCGATCGCGTTGGCTGATTTGGATCGTTTATCTCGTTTGCCTTGGGTTCAGCACCGGTTTCGGATGGTGGGTCTGGCGAAAACATTCCTTGGTGGAACCAGTCTTGCCGCCACCTGAATTCCCGCCGATTGTGTCTTGCATGGTGGGCTGGTGA
- the panD gene encoding aspartate 1-decarboxylase — protein MDAPYRKLLAAKIHRATVTGADVNYEGSLTVPPELLVAAGIHPYESLHVWNVTRGTRLETYAIEGLPNSSDVCANGAAAHLIRPGDHVILAAYAMVPEADAATHQPRLVFVDENNQLSHIGPEVAGPQLRSDSEPSQLVSAPKNADGQPIAEGC, from the coding sequence GTGGACGCACCTTACCGAAAATTGCTGGCCGCTAAGATTCACCGGGCAACGGTGACCGGAGCGGACGTGAATTACGAAGGCAGCCTGACGGTGCCGCCTGAACTGCTGGTCGCCGCAGGGATCCATCCCTACGAGTCCTTGCACGTCTGGAACGTGACTCGCGGAACTCGGTTGGAGACTTACGCGATCGAGGGCCTACCAAACTCGAGTGATGTTTGCGCCAACGGGGCTGCGGCTCACCTGATTCGCCCTGGCGATCACGTGATCTTGGCGGCCTATGCAATGGTGCCAGAGGCCGATGCGGCGACTCATCAACCTCGTCTCGTGTTTGTCGACGAGAACAATCAACTCTCACACATTGGCCCTGAAGTCGCCGGCCCACAACTTCGCTCGGACTCGGAACCATCTCAGCTTGTTTCCGCACCCAAGAATGCGGACGGACAACCGATCGCCGAAGGCTGCTGA
- a CDS encoding response regulator produces the protein MAKTLVDCGNCGPDFNAIRQMVTSHFDAAVLQTHGAEDTLKMLRDRKVDLVTVNRKLDRDYSDGLDVIKQIKSDPELSEVPVMLVTNYDEHQETAMQEGAERGFGKLEIGSDNTIERLKPYLLD, from the coding sequence ATGGCAAAAACCTTAGTCGACTGTGGCAACTGCGGCCCCGATTTCAATGCCATCCGCCAGATGGTGACCTCCCACTTCGATGCGGCGGTTTTGCAAACCCACGGTGCCGAAGACACCCTGAAGATGCTGCGAGATCGCAAAGTGGACTTGGTCACGGTGAATCGGAAATTGGATCGCGACTACTCAGATGGTCTCGATGTGATCAAACAAATCAAATCCGATCCGGAACTGTCCGAAGTCCCCGTGATGCTGGTCACCAATTACGACGAGCATCAAGAAACCGCCATGCAAGAAGGCGCGGAACGAGGCTTCGGCAAACTGGAAATCGGATCGGACAACACAATCGAACGATTGAAGCCTTACTTGTTGGACTGA
- a CDS encoding HNH endonuclease → MSGRVLETNVLVLNRFYMAIRVVNVRRALTLLYRDCAEVIDNDDGQFVGYDFDSWCELSQMASSQKQPDDEYIQAVGFELKVPRIARLTRFDRMPAQTVRFNRKNLFARDDHTCQYCGKAEPTHKLSLDHVVPRSHGGGTTWENIVCCCLRCNSRKGGRTPQQARMKLLSRPVKPRFNPLMTHSMDDPRYASWKTFLQTAK, encoded by the coding sequence ATGAGCGGACGGGTTTTAGAAACCAACGTACTGGTGCTGAATCGTTTCTACATGGCGATTCGTGTGGTCAATGTTCGACGAGCATTGACGCTGTTGTACCGAGATTGTGCGGAGGTCATCGACAACGACGACGGACAGTTCGTTGGGTATGACTTTGATAGCTGGTGTGAACTGAGCCAAATGGCTTCTTCTCAAAAACAACCAGACGATGAATACATCCAAGCCGTTGGCTTTGAATTGAAAGTCCCACGGATCGCAAGACTGACTCGCTTCGACCGAATGCCAGCCCAGACGGTTCGCTTCAACCGAAAGAACCTGTTTGCCCGAGACGATCACACGTGTCAGTACTGCGGCAAAGCGGAACCGACTCACAAGCTGAGCCTGGATCACGTAGTTCCTCGGTCCCACGGCGGTGGCACGACTTGGGAGAACATTGTGTGCTGCTGCCTGCGATGCAACAGTCGCAAAGGAGGCCGCACACCACAGCAGGCACGAATGAAATTGCTTTCACGTCCGGTCAAGCCTCGGTTCAATCCGCTGATGACACATTCGATGGATGATCCTCGTTACGCGTCCTGGAAAACGTTTTTGCAAACGGCCAAGTGA
- a CDS encoding DUF456 domain-containing protein → MIDLQRCLLLVSVLVAIGCARQVTAQNEFPRQVAMGTLGGRPIVLAQGTDVLPTDPAIREAANSDTEADKLVGVEPENKEARKNESDNREAGAVAVGSTSSEATESQSGGFWGWITEALVWTRDTIRDVLMPLGVVALALGLILFCFAAWLLNLVALPGNWLAIAMMAFYVWLGPEEGRWRLGLFSLVVAFALGLVGELIEFLAGAMGASRAGASRRATLMAIIGSIAGAILGGIVGLPIPVVGPVLAAILFGGLGATAGAMFAEWNNGKPWKENWRIGQAAFWGRTAGTVGKMLAGLAVLVVCVVGVLF, encoded by the coding sequence ATGATCGATCTGCAACGTTGTCTTCTGCTGGTAAGCGTGTTGGTGGCGATTGGATGCGCTCGCCAGGTAACAGCACAAAACGAGTTTCCGCGTCAAGTTGCGATGGGGACACTCGGGGGCAGGCCAATCGTGCTCGCTCAGGGCACCGACGTTTTGCCAACCGATCCAGCGATCCGCGAAGCAGCCAACTCCGACACGGAAGCCGACAAGTTGGTTGGCGTTGAACCAGAGAACAAGGAAGCGAGGAAGAACGAATCAGACAATCGCGAAGCAGGCGCAGTCGCGGTCGGTTCGACCTCTTCCGAGGCAACGGAGTCGCAGTCGGGCGGGTTTTGGGGCTGGATCACGGAGGCTCTGGTTTGGACTCGCGACACCATTCGTGATGTGTTGATGCCGTTGGGCGTGGTGGCGTTGGCACTGGGGTTAATTTTGTTTTGCTTCGCAGCCTGGCTGCTCAATTTGGTGGCATTGCCTGGCAATTGGTTGGCGATCGCGATGATGGCGTTTTATGTCTGGCTGGGGCCGGAGGAAGGTCGTTGGCGGTTGGGATTGTTTTCGCTGGTGGTCGCGTTTGCCCTGGGATTGGTGGGTGAGTTGATCGAGTTTTTGGCCGGTGCGATGGGAGCGAGCCGAGCGGGAGCCAGTCGTCGAGCGACCCTAATGGCGATCATCGGATCAATTGCCGGTGCGATCCTCGGCGGCATTGTCGGATTGCCGATTCCTGTGGTCGGGCCCGTTTTGGCCGCGATTTTGTTCGGCGGGTTGGGAGCCACCGCCGGGGCAATGTTCGCGGAATGGAACAACGGGAAACCGTGGAAAGAGAATTGGCGGATTGGTCAGGCCGCGTTTTGGGGGCGGACGGCCGGCACGGTGGGGAAAATGCTCGCGGGATTGGCTGTTTTGGTGGTTTGCGTGGTTGGGGTGCTTTTCTGA